One Azospirillum sp. TSA2s genomic region harbors:
- a CDS encoding D-alanyl-D-alanine carboxypeptidase family protein: MGRHLFAAAALLGMVAAGAGLSAAEALAAKAAAIVVDARTGQVLIDQDADAITYPASLTKMMTLYLTFDALDDGRLTLDQQLPVSSWAESMSPTKLGLRAGQTLKVETAILGLVTKSANDAAVVLAEALGGTESRFAEMMTRKAREIGMRHTVYRNASGLPNMEQVTTARDYAMLSRALMRDHAKYYPYFSRRNFAYGGRTLANHNHLMSRYEGMDGIKTGYTVASGFNLAASAVRDGRRLVGVVMGGKSAVSRDNKMAALLDQAFGRPSRGHEDAPVMASLDTTRSDAIDGEGDDDEEPVVKAKPVRASLQTAAIPVAPAKEEKASRGSTSSHWGVQVGAFSSKAAGNKAVSQAVKQAPFLLRTAKPSVVQAKTGKETVYRARLTGLDEKDARKACAVLTKHGHHCVAVSPGERG, from the coding sequence GTGGGTCGCCATTTGTTCGCGGCCGCCGCGCTGCTGGGCATGGTGGCCGCCGGAGCCGGCCTGTCCGCCGCCGAGGCGCTGGCGGCAAAGGCCGCGGCCATCGTCGTCGATGCCCGGACCGGGCAGGTGCTGATCGACCAGGATGCCGACGCGATCACCTATCCGGCGTCCCTGACCAAGATGATGACCCTGTACCTGACCTTCGATGCGCTGGATGACGGTCGCCTGACCCTCGACCAGCAATTGCCGGTCTCGTCCTGGGCGGAGAGCATGTCGCCGACCAAGCTGGGCCTGCGCGCCGGCCAGACCCTGAAGGTGGAGACGGCGATCCTCGGCCTCGTCACCAAGTCGGCCAACGACGCCGCGGTGGTGCTGGCGGAGGCGCTGGGCGGCACCGAGTCGCGCTTTGCGGAGATGATGACGCGCAAGGCCCGTGAAATCGGCATGCGCCACACCGTCTACCGCAACGCCTCCGGCCTGCCGAACATGGAGCAGGTGACGACCGCCCGCGACTACGCGATGCTGTCCCGCGCGCTGATGCGCGACCATGCCAAGTACTATCCCTATTTCAGCCGCCGCAACTTCGCATATGGCGGCCGCACCCTGGCCAACCACAATCACCTGATGTCCCGCTACGAGGGGATGGACGGCATCAAGACCGGCTATACCGTCGCGTCCGGCTTCAACCTCGCCGCCTCGGCGGTGCGGGACGGGCGGCGTCTGGTCGGCGTGGTGATGGGCGGCAAGTCGGCCGTGTCGCGCGACAACAAGATGGCGGCTCTGCTCGATCAGGCCTTCGGCCGGCCCAGCCGGGGCCATGAGGACGCGCCGGTGATGGCGAGCCTCGACACCACCCGCTCCGACGCCATCGACGGCGAGGGGGATGATGATGAAGAGCCGGTGGTGAAGGCCAAGCCGGTTCGCGCCTCCCTGCAGACGGCGGCGATCCCGGTCGCGCCCGCGAAGGAGGAGAAGGCGAGCCGGGGCAGCACCTCTTCGCATTGGGGTGTCCAGGTCGGTGCCTTCTCCAGCAAGGCGGCCGGCAACAAGGCGGTGAGCCAGGCCGTCAAGCAGGCGCCGTTCCTGCTGCGGACGGCCAAGCCCAGCGTCGTGCAGGCGAAGACCGGCAAGGAGACCGTCTATCGTGCCCGCCTGACCGGGTTGGACGAAAAGGACGCCCGCAAGGCCTGCGCCGTTCTGACCAAGCACGGCCACCATTGCGTCGCCGTGTCGCCGGGCGAGCGGGGCTGA